One genomic segment of Ictalurus punctatus breed USDA103 chromosome 12, Coco_2.0, whole genome shotgun sequence includes these proteins:
- the myh9b gene encoding myosin-9 isoform X1, which yields MSAADKYLYVDRSVVNNPLAQADWASKKLVWVPSERLGFEAGSLREEHGDEVVVELADTGKKIRINKDDVQKMNPPKFNKVEDMAELTCLNEASVLHNLKERYYSGLIYTYSGLFCVVINPYKNLPIYSEEIVEMYKGKKRHEMPPHIYAITDTAYRSMMQDREDQSILCTGESGAGKTENTKKVIQYLAHVASSHKTKKDQSSSVLSHGELEKQLLQANPILEAFGNAKTVKNDNSSRFGKFIRINFDVNGYIVGANIETYLLEKSRAIRQAREERTFHIFYYMLTGAGDKLRNELCLEGYNKYRFLSNGNVTIPGQQDKDLFTETLEAMRIMSIPEDEQIGLLRVISSVLQLGNISFKKERHSDQASMPDDTAAQKVCHLMGMNVTDFTRAILSPRIKVGRDYVQKAQTQEQAEFAVEALAKATYERMFRWLVMRINKALDKTKRQGASFIGILDIAGFEIFELNSFEQLCINYTNEKLQQLFNHTMFILEQEEYQREGIEWSFIDFGLDLQPCIDLIEKPASPPGILALLDEECWFPKATDKSFVEKVLQEQGTHPKFFKPKKLKDEADFCVIHYAGKVDYKADEWLMKNMDPLNDNVASLLNQSTDKFVCELWKDVDRIVGLDKVAGMSELPGAFKTRKGMFRTVGQLYKEQLSKLMATLRNTNPNFVRCIIPNHEKKAGKLDPHLVLDQLRCNGVLEGIRICRQGFPNRIVFQEFRQRYEILTPNAIPKGFMDGKQACVLMIKALELDSNLYRIGQSKVFFRAGVLAHLEEERDMKITDVIISFQAWCRGYVARKAFAKRQQQLTAMRVIQRNCAAYLKLRNWQWWRLFTKVKPLLQVSRQEEEMQAKDEELHKVREKHVQAEKQLEELEVKHQQLNAEKLALQEQLQAEMDLCAEADEMRNRLVAKKQELEEILHDLEARVEEEEERANQLLAEKKKMQQNITDLEQQLDEEEAARQKLQLERVTMEAKMKKVEEDVMVLDDQNNKLNKEKKLLEERISEFTTNLAEEEEKSKSLQKLKNKHEAMITDLEDRLRREEKMRQELEKNRRKLEGDSTELHDQIAELQAQIAELRAQLAKKEEELQEALARIEEEAAQKNLAQKKIRELEAQLSELQEDLELERAARAKAEKHRRDLGEELEALKTELEDTLDTTAAQEALRTKRETEVNHLKKTLDEEAKNHEQIVAEMRQKHSQAFDELNEQLEQSKRNKASVDKMKQTLESERNELQIELQGLMQSKGESEHRRKKAEAQVQELQIKHAESEKQRAELLEKVSKLQTELDNVTSVLNDVEGKSIKAVKDCSAVESQLQDVQELLQEETRQKLSLNTRMRQLEDDQNNLREQLEEEEEAKRNMEKQLITTQNQLAEMKKKLEQEAGSLESAEEVKKRLQRDLEAVSQRMDERNLAYDKLDKTKTRLQQELDDLLVDQDHLRQIVSNLEKKQKKFDQMLAEEKTISSRYAEERDRAEAEAREKETRALALTRELETLSDLKNELERANKALRTEMEDLVSSKDDVGKSVHELEKSKRGMEQQLEEMRTQLEELEDELQATEDAKLRLEVNMQAMKAQYERDLAGRDEMGEEKKRQLVKQVREMELELEDERKQRSVAVAARKKMELDLKELEAAIDQANKNRDEALKQLKKLQAQMKDLLRELDEMRLSREEILAQSKENEKKIKSMEADMIQLQEELAAAERAKRQAQQERDELQDEINNQNSKNALTVEEKRRLEARIAQLEEELEEEQNNTELVNDRLKRTLLQSDQFNVELTAERSTAQRLEGARSQMERQNKELKLKLTELEGAVKSKYKASIAALEAKIAQLEEQLDIETRERQAATKLVRRSEKKLKEVILQVDDERRNADQYKDQMEKVNSRMKQLKRQLEEAEEEAQRANANRRKLQRELEDATESADAMNREVSSLKSKLRRGDLPFTTMRRIVSRVGVESDEEPDGKTEAPEPKPE from the exons ATGTCGGCTGCAGATAAGTACCTGTACGTGGACCGCTCGGTCGTGAACAACCCGCTGGCGCAGGCCGACTGGGCCTCCAAGAAGCTGGTGTGGGTTCCGTCGGAGCGGCTGGGCTTCGAGGCCGGCTCGCTCAGGGAGGAGCACGGCGACGAGGTGGTGGTGGAGCTCGCCGACACGGGCAAGAAGATCCGCATCAACAAGGACGACGTCCAGAAGATGAACCCGCCCAAGTTCAACAAGGTGGAGGACATGGCCGAGCTCACGTGCCTGAACGAAGCGTCCGTGCTGCACAACCTGAAGGAGCGCTACTACTCCGGCCTCATCTAC acgtaCTCCGGGCTGTTCTGCGTGGTGATCAACCCCTACAAGAACCTGCCCATCTACTCGGAGGAGATTGTGGAGATGTACAAGGGAAAGAAGAGGCACGAGATGCCGCCGCACATCTACGCCATCACAGACACGGCGTACAGGAGCATGATGCAGG ACCGTGAGGATCAGTCCATCCTGTGCAC ggGTGAGTCTGGAGCTGGGAAAACAGAGAACACCAAGAAGGTCATTCAGTATCTGGCCCATGTGGCTTCTTCTCACAAGACCAAGAAAGACCAG AGCAGCTCGGTCCTGTCACAT GGGGAGCTTGAGAAGCAGCTCCTGCAGGCTAACCCCATCCTCGAGGCCTTTGGAAACGCCAAAACGGTCAAGAACGACAACTCGTCGAGATTC GGGAAATTCATCAGAATCAACTTCGACGTTAACGGTTACATCGTCGGCGCCAACATCGAGACCT ACCTGCTGGAGAAATCCCGCGCTATCCGCCAGGCCAGAGAGGAGAGAACCTTCCACATTTTCTACTACATGCTCACCGGAGCTGGCGACAAACTACGCA atgaacTGTGTCTGGAGGGCTATAACAAGTATCGCTTCCTGTCCAATGGAAATGTGACCATCCCTGGACAACAGGACAAAGACCTGTTCACTGAGACCCTGGAGGCCATGCGCATCATGAGCATCCCCGAGGACGAGCAGATCG gtctGCTGCGTGTCATCTCCTCTGTCCTGCAGCTGGGGAACATCAGCTTTAAGAAGGAGCGTCACTCGGACCAAGCCTCCATGCCTGATGATACAG CGGCGCAGAAGGTGTGCCACCTGATGGGCATGAACGTGACGGACTTCACCCGGGCCATCCTGAGTCCCCGCATCAAGGTGGGCCGGGACTACGTGCAGAAGGCGCAGACGCAGGAGCAGGCGGAGTTCGCCGTGGAGGCTCTGGCCAAAGCCACGTACGAGAGGATGTTCCGTTGGCTCGTCATGCGCATCAACAAAGCCCTGGACAAGACCAAGCGCCAGGGCGCGTCCTTCATCGGCATCCTGGACATCGCCGGCTTCGAGATCTTCGAG CTGAACTCCTTCGAGCAGCTGTGCATCAACTACACCAATGAGAAGCTGCAGCAGCTCTTCAACCACACCATGTTCATCCTGGAGCAGGAGGAGTACCAGCGCGAGGGCATCGAGTGGAGCTTCATCGACTTCGGCCTCGACCTGCAGCCCTGCATCGACCTCATAGAGAAGCCT GCGAGTCCCCCGGGTATCCTGGCCCTGCTGGATGAGGAGTGCTGGTTCCCCAAAGCCACAGATAAGAGTTTTGTGGAGAAGGTTCTGCAGGAGCAGGGCACACACCCCAAATTCTTCAAACCCAAGAAACTGAAGGACGAGGCCGACTTCTGCGTCATCCACTACGCCGGAAAG GTGGACTACAAAGCTGACGAGTGGCTGATGAAGAACATGGACCCTCTGAACGATAACGTGGCGTCGCTGCTCAACCAGTCCACTGATAAGTTTGTGTGTGAGCTGTGGAAGGACG TGGACCGGATCGTGGGCTTGGATAAGGTGGCGGGAATGTCTGAGCTGCCCGGAGCCTTCAAGACCCGTAAGGGAATGTTCCGGACGGTGGGTCAGCTCTATAAGGAGCAGCTGTCCAAGCTGATGGCCACGCTGAGGAACACCAACCCCAACTTCGTGCGATGCATCATCCCAAACCACGAGAAGAAG gcGGGTAAACTGGACCCTCACCTGGTTCTGGACCAGCTCCGGTGTAACGGTGTGTTGGAGGGGATCCGTATCTGCAGACAGGGCTTCCCCAACCGCATCGTGTTCCAGGAGTTCAGACAGAG GTACGAGATCCTCACTCCCAATGCCATCCCCAAGGGCTTCATGGATGGAAAACAGGCCTGTGTGCTGATG aTCAAAGCTCTGGAGCTGGACTCGAACCTGTACCGAATCGGACAGAGCAAGGTGTTCTTCCGGGCCGGAGTCCTGGCCCACCTGGAGGAGGAGCGTGATATGAAGATCACAGACGTCATCATCAGTTTCCAGGCCTGGTGCCGCGGCTACGTCGCCCGAAA GGCGTTTGCTAAGCGGCAGCAGCAGCTGACAGCCATGAGAGTGATCCAGAGGAACTGCGCTGCTTACCTCAAACTCAGGAACTGGCAGTGGTGGAGACTCTTCACTAAG GTGAAGCCTCTGCTCCAGGTCAGCCGGCAGGAGGAGGAGATGCAGGCCAAAGATGAGGAGCTCCACAAAGTCCGTGAGAAACACGTGCAGGCtgagaaacagctggaggagctGGAAGTCAAACACcagcag CTGAATGCGGAGAAGCTGGCACTACAGGAGCAGCTGCAGGCCGAGATGGACCTCTGCGCCGAGGCGGACGAGATGAGGAACCGGCTGGTGGCGAAGAAGCAGGAGCTGGAGGAGATCCTGCACGACCTGGAGGCTcgggtggaggaggaggaggagagagccAATCAGCTTCTAGCAGAGAAAAAGAAGATGCAGCAGAACATCACG GATCTGGAGCAGCAGCTGGACGAGGAGGAGGCGGCCCGGCAGAAGCTGCAGCTGGAGCGCGTCACCATGGAGGCCAAAAtgaagaaggtggaggaggacgTCATGGTGCTGGACGACCAGAACAACAAGCTGAACAAG GAGAAGAAGCTGTTGGAGGAGAGAATCAGCGAGTTCACCACCAACctggctgaggaggaggagaaatcCAAGAGCCTCCAGAAGCTGAAGAACAAACACGAGGCCATGATCACAGACCTGGAGG ATCGTCTACGCCGGGAGGAGAAAATGAGGCAGGAGCTGGAGAAGAACCGCAGGAAGTTGGAGGGCGACTCCACCGAGCTTCACGATCAGATCGCTGAACTGCAGGCCCAGATCGCCGAGCTCCGAGCGCAACTCGCCAAGAAGGAAGAGGAGCTGCAGGAAGCGCTGGCCAG GATCGAGGAAGAGGCGGCGCAGAAGAACCTGGCCCAAAAGAAGATCCGTGAGCTGGAGGCTCAGCTGAGCGAGCTGCAGGAGGACCTGGAGCTGGAACGAGCCGCTCGCGCCAAGGCCGAGAAACACCGCCGTGACCTGGGAGAGGAGCTCGAGGCCCTGAAGACCGAGCTAGAGGACACACTGGACACCACTGCGGCTCAGGAGGCGCTCAG GACGAAGCGAGAGACTGAGGTGAATCATCTGAAGAAGACTCTGGATGAAGAAGCCAAAAACCACGAGCAGATTGTGGCAGAGATGAGGCAGAAACACAGCCAGGCTTTCGATGAGCTCAATGAGCAGCTGGAGCAGTCCAAgagg aaCAAGGCGTCGGTGGATAAGATGAAGCAGACTCTGGAGTCGGAGCGTAACGAGCTGCAGATCGAGCTGCAGGGGCTGATGCAGAGTAAGGGAGAGTCGGAGCACCGCAGGAAGAAGGCCGAGGCTCAGGTGCAGGAGCTACAGATCAAGCATGCCGAGAGCGAGAAGCAGAGAGCAGAGCTGCTGGAGAAAGTGTCCAAGCTGCAG ACGGAGCTCGATAATGTCACCAGCGTGCTGAATGACGTGGAGGGAAAATCCATCAAGGCAGTCAAAGACTGCTCAGCTGTGGAGTCCCAACTGCAGGATGTCCAG gagctgCTCCAGGAGGAGACTCGTCAGAAACTGTCTCTCAACACACGGATGAGGCAGCTGGAGGATGATCAGAACAACCTGAGAGAACagctggaggaagaggaggaggccaAGAGGAACATGGAGAAGCAGTTAATCACGACTCAGAACCAG CTGGCTGAGATGAAGAAGAAGCTGGAGCAGGAGGCGGGTTCTCTGGAGAGCGCTGAGGAAGTGAAGAAGCGTCTGCAGCGCGACCTGGAGGCCGTCAGTCAGCGCATGGACGAGAGGAACCTGGCCTACGACAAACTGGACAAGACCAAGACCCGTCTGCAGCAGGAGCTGGACGACCTGCTGGTGGACCAGGACCATCTGAGGCAGATCGTCTCCAACCtggagaagaagcagaagaagtttgaccag atgctgGCGGAGGAGAAGACCATCTCCAGTCGCTATGCTGAGGAGCGTGACCGGGCTGAAGCCGAGGCTCGAGAGAAGGAGACGCGCGCCCTCGCTCTGACCCGTGAACTCGAGACCTTGTCCGACCTGAAGAACGAGCTGGAGCGAGCCAACAAGGCGCTCCGGACCGAGATGGAGGACCTCGTCTCCTCCAAGGACGACGTCGGCAAGAGC GTGCACGAGCTGGAGAAGTCAAAGCGTGGCATGGAGCAGCAGCTGGAGGAGATGCGCACACAGCTGGAGGAGCTGGAGGACGAGCTGCAGGCCACCGAGGACGCCAAGCTGCGACTGGAGGTCAATATGCAGGCCATGAAGGCTCAGTACGAGCGCGACCTGGCCGGCCGAGACGAGATGGGCGAGGAGAAGAAGAGGCAGCTCGTCAAGCAG GTGCGGGAGATGGAGCTGGAACTGGAAGACGAGCGGAAGCAGCGCTCCGTCGCCGTGGCGGCACGCAAGAAGATGGAGCTGGACCTGAAGGAGCTGGAGGCCGCCATCGACCAGGCCAACAAGAACCGAGACGAGGCTCTCAAACAGCTCAAGAAACTGCAG gctcaGATGAAGGACCTGCTGCGGGAGCTGGATGAGATGCGTCTCTCCAGAGAGGAGATTCTGGCTCAGAGCAAAGAGAACGAGAAGAAGATCAAGAGCATGGAGGCAGACATGATCCAACTGCAGGAG gaactGGCTGCAGCAGAGCGGGCGAAGAGACAGGCTCAGCAGGAGAGAGACGAGCTGCAGGACGAGATCAACAACCAGAACAGCAAGaa cgcTCTGACGGTGGAGGAGAAGCGGCGGCTGGAGGCTCGCATCGCTCAGCTggaggaggagctggaggaggaaCAGAACAACACCGAACTGGTCAACGATCGTCTGAAGAGAACCTTGCTGCAG TCGGACCAGTTCAATGTGGAGCTGACAGCCGAGCGCAGCACCGCCCAGCGCCTGGAGGGGGCGCGCTCACAGATGGAGCGCCAGAACAAGgagctgaagctgaagctgACCGAGCTGGAAGGAGCGGTGAAGAGCAAATACAAGGCCTCTATCGCCGCCCTGGAGGCCAAAATCGCACAGCTCGAAGAACAGCTGGATATCGAGACCAG agagaggcaggcagccACCAAACTGGTGCGTCGTTCAGAGAAGAAGCTGAAGGAAGTCATTCTGCAGGTGGATGACGAGAGACGTAACGCCGACCAGTACAAAGACCAG ATGGAGAAGGTGAACAGCCGTATGAAGCAGCTGAAGAGGCAGCTGGAGGAGGCCGAGGAGGAGGCGCAGAGAGCCAACGCCAACCGCAGGAAACTGCAGAGAGAGCTGGAGGACGCCACCGAGTCGGCCGACGCCATGAACCGCGAGGTCTCCTCGCTCAAGAGCAAGCTCCG acgtgGAGACCTGCCCTTCACTACTATGCGCCGTATCGTCAGCCGTGTAGGCGTCGAAAGCGACGAAGAGCCTGACGGCAAGACCGAAGCTCCTGAACCCAAACCAGAGTGA